From the genome of Spinacia oleracea cultivar Varoflay chromosome 2, BTI_SOV_V1, whole genome shotgun sequence, one region includes:
- the LOC110799483 gene encoding uncharacterized protein encodes MDRSGDAEAVLDLQPNSSISVAYHPDFGPHDDLLLLELDEKLLPDVLCERVSLRGEPDEEAVFCTHSKTYGIKFVGTSNSVFLIPPTNTLSFPKNAMNVDCDEQKFDKPASISVLKVASGNLELVEVAPRLDKLKLLLLQKPFSIEEVSEMDTYSGSEEHIFVYRWDDLIGRIQASDSELRLGLEALNALEINGFWRILDDKCIDSVLNMLLHNAVLNDWSFDALPENEVVSVMESDGFPSKLSTHCLRVYGSKVDNNDHDGVSLWKLNEKEVCLHFARRILRNGKVKKDKFLVEWNSKIPRGMHTRFEMLEGEVLTERIGVEIWIHAFSVSSLPSTPAERFSILFKERPKWELKDLDPYIRDLKVPGLSSEALLLKYTRRSQPRPDVEPIFSAR; translated from the exons ATGGATAGAAGTGGAGATGCAGAAGCAGTTTTAGATCTTCAGCCCAACTCTTCAATATCTGTGGCTTATCATCCAGATTTTGGTCCTCATGACGATCTACTCCTCCTTGAACTTGATGAAAAGCTTCTTCCTGATGTTCTCTGTGAAAG AGTTTCTTTGAGGGGAGAGCCAGATGAAGAGGCGGTGTTTTGTACTCACTCAAAGACTTACGGGATCAAATTCGTGGGTACTTCTAATTCAGTTTTTCTCATCCCTCCTACAAACACGCTGTCGTTTCCCAAAAATGCTATGAACGTCGACTGTGATGAGCAAAAGTTTGACAAACCAGCTTCGATATCAGTGTTAAAGGTGGCTTCGGGTAACTTGGAGCTCGTTGAGGTTGCTCCCAGATTAGATAAGCTGAAATTGCTTCTTTTGCAGAAACCTTTTAGCATTGAAGAGGTATCAGAAATGGATACTTATTCAGGGAGTGAGGAACATATCTTTGTATACAGATGGGATGATCTTATTGGACGGATTCAAGCAAGTGATAGTGAACTAAGATTGGGTTTAGAAGCTCTTAATGCTTTAGAGATCAATGGATTTTGGAGAATCTTAGATGATAAGTGCATTGATTCAGTCTTGAACATGCTTTTGCATAACGCAGTGTTAAATGATTGGTCTTTCGATGCACTACCAGAAAATGAGGTTGTCAGTGTAATGGAGTCTGACGGGTTTCCATCCAAACTTTCCACACATTGTTTGAGAGTTTATGGAAGTAAAGTGGATAATAATGATCATGATGGTGTATCTTTGTGGAAATTGAATGAAAAAGAGGTTTGTTTGCATTTTGCCAGAAGAATTCTGAGGAACGGGAAAGTGAAGAAGGACAAGTTTTTGGTGGAATGGAACAGCAAAATTCCTCGTGGAATGCATACGAGGTTTGAGATGTTGGAAGGTGAAGTCTTGACAGAAAGGATCGGGGTCGAGATTTGGATTCATGCTTTTAGCGTTTCTTCTCTTCCGTCAACTCCTGCTGAGCGTTTCTCGATTCTCTTTAAAGAGAGACCCAAATGGGAATTGAAGGACCTCGATCCTTACATCAG